The window TTTCCACTCTTGGATGGGCGCCCCCGCAACACACGGAACGGGCTGGGTGCCTGCTCAGGCGGACAGCCACAACGGCGCTCGTTGAGATTCTGCCCGCATTGGGAACAGAGTCCCAGACATTCCTCCCGACACAACGGCTGCATTGGGGCGGCCAAGATCACCTGCTCGCGCAACATCGGGACCAGATCCAGATGGTCGCCTTGAAACCAATACAATTCGTCTTCCTCATCCGCCTCTTCCGACGGCTCGACCGGTTGAGCGGCGCGTCTCGCACCCTTCCGGCCCTGCTCCGCCGCGGTCGGTTTGGAGCTTGCGCCGGTCTGGGGAAGATACTCCGCATAGAGACTGACGTAGAGCGGATCGGAATAGTCGGTCAAGCAGCGGACGCACTGGCGAATTGCGGTGCCTTCTAAGGTGCCGGTCACCGAAATCGGACCGTCCGGCTTCATGAGTTCGAGGTGAATCTCCAGAGGCCCCTCGAACTTGTCCTCCGGCTCGTTCAGGCCCAATTGAGCGCCTGTCGCCGTGCCTGACACCGACAAGCCTTCCGGGCCAATATCCACAATCGCTGGATTGAGCGTATCCATAGGCGCTAACATACAACACCGCGCTGCCGCTGCATGGGATGGAAGAGAGACCAACACTGACCCCTTGTTCTATCGCTCTTCCGCGAAGCTCACCAAAGCGATCTGGCGCGCCCGCTTCACCGCGACCGTCAAGACGCGTTGGTGCTGCAAGCAATTGCCAGAAATGCGGCGAGGCACGATCCGTCCCCGTTCGGTGAGAAAATTCCGCAACAGGCCGATGTCTTTGAAATCAATCGGGGCCTTGTCGACACAAAACCGGCATGGCTTCCGGCGTTGAAAAAACCGGCCGCCGCCCCCTCCGCTGTTTCCACGATCTCCTCGTTCCATGCTCGCCTCCGTCTCTTACAACTGTTCGTCTTCGTATGAAGGTGGTTCGTCGTGGATGCCGCCGCTGTCGCTTCCGCCCCCAGCTTCCCCACGCTTCGGCAAAAAGGTCACGCCTTGCGCCACGACTTCGTGTTTGCTCCGCTTTTGGCCATCTTCCGTCTCCCATCGACGCTGCTGCAGGCGCCCGTCGATGATCACCCCGTTGCCCTTGCTGAGGTACTGCCCGCAATGTTCGGCCTGTTTGCCGAACACGACGATGTCGATGAAGCAGACCTCTTCCTTCAGCTCCTCGCCTTGCTTGAAACGTCGGCTGGTCGCCAAACCGAAGCTGGCAACGGGCGTCCCGCTGGGCGTGTAACGTAGCTCGGGATTCCGGGTCAGATTTCCGACCAGGATGACTTTATTGAACCCCGCCAACGGTGGCTCCTTGTGGGGCTGGTGCTGCCACGGTCGTACCCCGGGGCGGAGCAGGCTCTTGCTCCAATTTCACGGTGAGAAATTTAATGATGGAATCTTCGAGACGATAGGCCCGCTCTAATTCGGCAATGGTCGATCCAGGCCCCTGGAAATAGAAATAAACGTACGTACCCTTGCGCTCGCGCTTGATTTCATATGCAAGCTTTTTGCGGCCCCAATTCTCGGCCCGCACAAGGTTGGCACCGTTTTTCGTCACGGTGCCCTTCATTTTTTCAATCAGCGCAGACGTGTCTTCGTCGCTCAACGTCGGACGAATAATAA is drawn from Nitrospira sp. and contains these coding sequences:
- a CDS encoding single-stranded DNA-binding protein, which produces MAGFNKVILVGNLTRNPELRYTPSGTPVASFGLATSRRFKQGEELKEEVCFIDIVVFGKQAEHCGQYLSKGNGVIIDGRLQQRRWETEDGQKRSKHEVVAQGVTFLPKRGEAGGGSDSGGIHDEPPSYEDEQL
- a CDS encoding DUF177 domain-containing protein, producing MLAPMDTLNPAIVDIGPEGLSVSGTATGAQLGLNEPEDKFEGPLEIHLELMKPDGPISVTGTLEGTAIRQCVRCLTDYSDPLYVSLYAEYLPQTGASSKPTAAEQGRKGARRAAQPVEPSEEADEEDELYWFQGDHLDLVPMLREQVILAAPMQPLCREECLGLCSQCGQNLNERRCGCPPEQAPSPFRVLRGRPSKSGNA
- a CDS encoding 30S ribosomal protein S18, which gives rise to MERGDRGNSGGGGGRFFQRRKPCRFCVDKAPIDFKDIGLLRNFLTERGRIVPRRISGNCLQHQRVLTVAVKRARQIALVSFAEER
- the rpsF gene encoding 30S ribosomal protein S6, whose product is MELYESLFIIRPTLSDEDTSALIEKMKGTVTKNGANLVRAENWGRKKLAYEIKRERKGTYVYFYFQGPGSTIAELERAYRLEDSIIKFLTVKLEQEPAPPRGTTVAAPAPQGATVGGVQ